The Henckelia pumila isolate YLH828 chromosome 2, ASM3356847v2, whole genome shotgun sequence genome includes a window with the following:
- the LOC140882535 gene encoding uncharacterized protein, giving the protein MASPEHVPGIATEKIRLQDYLQRACGQYPIYQTIFEGPPHARQFKSQVFVDGIWYASPNAFSIRKVAENDAAKHAFIGFREKLKAEGRSLILEDIHFCKAIINEYAVKMNMMAPTYVTNESKEHARIFVSSLQLNGVTFTGDAATTKKAAEQFAARSAILINLVSEAGTTMSEILKSKVKYFKALTLAKDSSSIQASTIMGSSSIQASPVMGSSSIQASPVMDSSSIQASTVLSSSSIQAAPVMESPNVLMCIVNKDSSSVPACMVKGSSIMPACIAKDSSSIQASTVMDSSSIQAAPVMESPCVPVCIVNKNSSNIPQCMVKGSSIMPACIVKDSSSIQASTVMNSSSIQAAPVMESPNVPVCIVNKDSSNIPAFMVEGSSTTPACIAEDSSTTPACIAKASSSIPACIDKNPVSVQACIVKDSPNIHLGPVASEVAPLDSSLVSFTSTKEVDVGVRAIKDTLATIRQPSFAPFPSIQLAHSESASGQPSHSETRHQSLHVFKKPKLISSVEAVTPPIVFVPPTIEQASESPPVCSTSGKKRRKNKKARKNLLHQSPSTMIMVPQNQVSAFPVTTQQSSRSVSLQGFVA; this is encoded by the exons ATGGCTTCGCCAGAGCATGTTCCGG GCATCGCTACCGAAAAGATTCGGCTACAAGACTATTTGCAAAGAGCTTGTGGACAATACCCCATTTATCAAACTATTTTTGAAGGACCTCCACATGCGCGCCAGTTTAAATCCCAAGTGTTTGTTGATGGTATATGGTATGCATCACCAAATGCATTTTCTATTAGAAAAGTGGCAGAAAATGATGCTGCCAAGCATGCATTCATTGGCTTTCGAGAGAAATTGAAGGCTGAGGGACGTTCTCTTATACTTGAG GATATACACTTTTGCAAGGCTATTATTAACGAGTATGCTGTGAAGATGAATATGATGGCTCCAACTTATGTTACAAATGAGTCAAAGGAACATGCACGCATATTTGTGTCCTCATTACAATTAAATGGAGTTACATTCACTGGAGATGCTGCTACAACTAAGAAAGCGGCTGAGCAATTTGCGGCACGATCAGCCATTCTAATAaatttag TCTCTGAGGCTGGTACTACTATGTCTGAGATACTCAAGTCAAAAGTCAAGTACTTTAAGGCATTAACACTAGCGAAGGATTCATCCAGCATCCAGGCATCTACTATTATGGGTTCATCCAGCATCCAGGCATCCCCTGTCATGGGTTCATCCAGCATCCAGGCATCCCCTGTTATGGATTCATCCAGCATCCAGGCATCTACTGTTTTGAGTTCATCCAGCATCCAGGCAGCTCCTGTTATGGAATCACCCAACGTCCTTATGTGCATTGTTAATAAGGATTCATCCAGCGTCCCGGCATGCATGGTAAAGGGTTCGTCCATCATGCCGGCATGCATCGCTAAGGATTCATCCAGCATCCAGGCGTCTACTGTTATGGATTCATCCAGCATCCAGGCAGCCCCTGTTATGGAATCACCCTGTGTCCCTGTGTGCATTGTTAATAAGAATTCGTCCAACATCCCACAATGCATGGTTAAGGGTTCGTCAATCATGCCGGCATGCATCGTTAAGGATTCATCCAGCATCCAGGCATCTACTGTTATGAATTCATCCAGCATCCAGGCAGCCCCTGTTATGGAATCACCGAACGTCCCTGTGTGCATTGTTAATAAGGATTCATCCAACATCCCAGCATTCATGGTTGAGGGTTCCTCCACCACGCCGGCGTGCATCGCTGAggattcatccaccacaccggCATGCATCGCTAAGGCGTCATCAAGTATCCCAGCATGCATTGATAAGAATCCAGTGAGTGTGCAGGCATGCATTGTAAAGGATTCACCCAATATCCATTTAGGCCCTGTCGCTAGTGAAGTTGCACCATTGGACAGTTCACTTGTCTCCTTCACTTCAACTAAAGAAGTTGATGTTGGTGTACGTGCTATTAAAGATACTTTGGCTACAATTCGACAGCCTAGCTTTGCTCCATTCCCTTCTATTCAATTGGCACATTCAGAATCAGCCTCAGGACAACCTTCTCATTCTGAAACAAGACATCAGTCCCTCCATGTGTTCAAAAAGCCAAAATTAATTTCTTCGGTAGAGGCTGTTACTCCTCCAATTGTATTCGTACCTCCAACTATAGAGCAAGCTTCAGAGAGTCCTCCAGTGTGCTCCACGTCTGGGAAAAAGCGTCGTAAAAACAAAAAGGCCAGAAAAAATCTGCTTCATCAGTCTCC GTCAACGATGATCATGGTGCCTCAAAATCAAGTCAGTGCTTTTCCAGTGACCACCCAGCAAAGCAGTCGTTCTGTATCTCTGCAAG GTTTTGTTGCCTGA